One part of the Thermocrinis sp. genome encodes these proteins:
- a CDS encoding SCO family protein — translation MRWVLALIVLLGSVWAVPSPKSHEGFFDPSILQIEEEKYLGNRVADVEFVDERGNTHRLLNYIKGHPTALILGYYTCDSACPLIIKNAIEASKGVGKDFKGVVLSFDKEDTLRDLQEFKRKLGISSDRWTFGIMKEEDIKKLSESVGYRFFYSRQDRVFVHPNVVMFLDPEGKVSRYLYGISPREIDFRIALAEAETFRITKNTIVDVAFMVCYKYDPNTGKYGLNPIVLFAIAGLSLGGFTLAYAFIKRTKEVQP, via the coding sequence ATGAGGTGGGTTTTAGCCCTGATTGTCCTGTTGGGGTCCGTTTGGGCAGTTCCCTCGCCTAAAAGCCATGAAGGCTTCTTTGACCCGAGCATTTTACAGATAGAGGAAGAGAAATATTTGGGCAATCGTGTTGCGGATGTGGAGTTTGTGGATGAAAGAGGAAATACCCATAGGCTCTTGAACTACATCAAAGGACATCCCACCGCTCTGATCTTGGGCTACTACACCTGCGATTCTGCATGCCCTCTTATAATCAAAAACGCCATAGAAGCTTCCAAAGGAGTAGGGAAGGATTTTAAAGGCGTGGTCCTTTCCTTTGACAAGGAGGACACTCTAAGAGACCTGCAGGAGTTCAAAAGGAAACTCGGGATCTCCTCCGACAGATGGACCTTTGGCATTATGAAGGAAGAGGACATCAAAAAACTTTCTGAATCCGTGGGCTACAGGTTCTTTTACTCGAGGCAAGATAGAGTCTTTGTCCATCCAAACGTGGTTATGTTCTTAGACCCAGAGGGAAAGGTATCAAGATACTTGTATGGTATATCCCCAAGGGAGATAGACTTCAGAATCGCCTTGGCAGAAGCTGAGACCTTTAGGATCACAAAAAACACCATAGTGGATGTAGCCTTCATGGTTTGCTATAAATACGACCCCAACACGGGTAAATACGGGCTAAACCCGATAGTTTTGTTTGCTATAGCTGGCCTAAGCTTGGGTGGCTTTACCCTTGCTTACGCTTTTATTAAAAGAACCAAGGAGGTGCAACCATGA
- a CDS encoding cytochrome c oxidase subunit 3 has product MAHEGAHAAHHETSPWGLPVGLVPLVLSLAAVAYFGWGWSLVGLILAGVALVLLVIGVVGWANEHFSKEQDQGHGFQGMVWFVFAEIVIFGSIFAGFWMARVAHATEWVTKWIPEGGMNLPLVGLLTLILWASSYTIYRAEHSLEHNDLGGYRMWLVATMVLGTLFLVIHIWEWMHLWEKGFTISANMYGTGFYTLTGVHASHVIVGIGMQLVLLLTSGKALGKVTPIKAASFYWHFVDLAWLLVAGTAYIVGSYGTF; this is encoded by the coding sequence ATGGCGCATGAGGGAGCACATGCAGCGCATCACGAGACGAGCCCTTGGGGCTTACCAGTAGGTTTGGTGCCACTTGTCCTTTCTCTGGCGGCGGTTGCTTACTTTGGCTGGGGATGGAGCCTTGTAGGGCTCATCCTTGCAGGCGTAGCCCTCGTCCTCTTGGTCATAGGTGTGGTTGGATGGGCCAATGAGCACTTTTCAAAGGAACAGGATCAGGGACATGGTTTTCAGGGGATGGTTTGGTTTGTCTTTGCGGAAATCGTCATATTCGGTTCCATCTTTGCAGGCTTTTGGATGGCAAGAGTCGCCCATGCTACCGAGTGGGTCACAAAGTGGATCCCTGAAGGTGGAATGAACTTGCCTCTTGTTGGACTTCTTACCCTAATTCTTTGGGCATCCAGCTACACCATCTACAGAGCGGAACATTCCTTGGAGCACAACGACCTGGGCGGATACCGCATGTGGCTTGTAGCCACTATGGTTTTGGGCACCCTGTTCTTGGTTATTCACATTTGGGAGTGGATGCATCTGTGGGAAAAGGGCTTTACTATTAGCGCCAACATGTATGGCACGGGCTTTTACACGCTAACAGGTGTTCACGCCTCTCACGTTATCGTAGGTATAGGTATGCAGTTGGTACTTTTATTAACCAGTGGTAAAGCCTTAGGAAAGGTGACGCCCATAAAGGCGGCAAGTTTCTACTGGCACTTTGTGGATTTGGCTTGGCTTTTGGTAGCTGGTACCGCTTACATAGTGGGTTCTTACGGGACTTTTTAA
- the tyrS gene encoding tyrosine--tRNA ligase — protein sequence MPIEKSLSLIKEGVSEIIEEEELVEKLKKGKPLRIKAGFDPTAPDLHLGHTVLLQKLRQFQQLGHEVYFVIGDFTAMIGDPTGRSETRPPLSREEVLENAKTYEHQVFKILDPEKTNIVFNSTWLSELGTDGLIKLAGKYTVARMLERDDFSKRFREGNPIFIHEFIYPLLQGYDSVVLKADVELGGTDQKFNLLVGRDLQRAYGQEPQVCITLPLLVGLDGVKKMSKSYGNYVGITEEPEIMFGKIMSISDELMWDYYLLLTDYSKEEIEEFKKSMHPMDAKKQLAYTIVQRFHGKEDADRALEFFVKTFSEREFPEDAPVLEVPFGHRRKAYELLFELGLEPSKNSARRVIEGGGFRINGRKIEDPFQEIEVLQELKIQLGKKRFYRLVPKKE from the coding sequence ATGCCTATAGAAAAATCGCTTAGCCTGATAAAAGAGGGCGTTTCGGAAATCATAGAAGAGGAAGAGCTCGTAGAAAAGCTAAAAAAGGGTAAGCCCCTTCGGATAAAAGCTGGCTTTGATCCCACCGCTCCGGACCTTCATCTCGGACATACTGTCTTGCTTCAAAAACTCAGACAATTTCAGCAGCTTGGACACGAGGTCTATTTTGTGATAGGAGACTTCACTGCTATGATAGGGGACCCAACCGGAAGAAGTGAAACAAGGCCTCCGCTTTCAAGAGAAGAAGTCTTAGAGAATGCAAAAACTTATGAGCATCAGGTTTTTAAAATACTTGACCCAGAAAAGACGAACATAGTCTTCAATAGCACCTGGCTTTCAGAACTCGGCACTGATGGGCTAATAAAGTTGGCTGGAAAGTACACGGTGGCGAGAATGCTTGAAAGGGATGACTTTTCCAAGCGCTTCAGGGAGGGAAACCCTATATTCATCCATGAGTTCATCTATCCGTTGCTTCAGGGCTACGATTCGGTTGTTTTAAAGGCGGATGTGGAGCTTGGCGGAACAGACCAAAAGTTTAACCTTTTGGTGGGAAGGGACTTGCAGAGAGCTTATGGACAAGAACCCCAAGTATGCATTACCCTTCCCCTGTTAGTGGGCTTGGATGGAGTTAAAAAGATGTCCAAGTCATACGGAAATTACGTAGGTATAACAGAAGAACCAGAAATTATGTTTGGTAAAATCATGTCTATATCTGACGAGCTTATGTGGGATTATTACCTTTTGCTTACAGACTATAGCAAAGAGGAGATAGAGGAGTTTAAAAAGAGTATGCATCCTATGGATGCAAAAAAACAGCTTGCTTATACCATAGTTCAGCGTTTCCACGGAAAAGAGGATGCGGACAGGGCTTTAGAGTTTTTTGTAAAGACCTTTTCTGAAAGGGAGTTTCCGGAGGATGCACCAGTTTTAGAGGTGCCCTTTGGCCACAGAAGAAAGGCTTACGAGCTTTTATTTGAGCTTGGCTTGGAACCTTCAAAAAACTCCGCAAGAAGGGTTATAGAAGGTGGAGGTTTTAGGATAAACGGAAGGAAGATAGAAGATCCTTTTCAGGAAATTGAAGTTCTCCAAGAGCTTAAAATACAGTTAGGGAAGAAGAGGTTTTATAGGCTGGTTCCTAAGAAGGAGTGA
- the lpxD gene encoding UDP-3-O-(3-hydroxymyristoyl)glucosamine N-acyltransferase, which translates to MNFTASEVAQRIGGKLFGKDLRLKGISSVQRPEEGTIIFCPSLRDFENVREKREITVVVSQKVNHESYILVEDVKLSLARFLNFYFNEEHPSGISPNAYVEDSAVIGKDVYVGPFAYVGKHVVLEDGVKVYPFCYIGDYTHIGKGSILFSGVKVYPRSVIGKRVRVHSGAVIGADGFGYYITKEGIFKLNHIGNVIIEDDVEIGANTTIDRAMIDSTVIGRETKIDNLVMIAHNCEIGERNIVVSQVGLSGSVKTGKNVVLAGQVGVADHVHIGDNVQVAAKSGVSKDLEPNKTYGANLPAIEWSKWKRIYVYLLKLPELFKK; encoded by the coding sequence ATGAACTTTACTGCATCCGAGGTAGCACAGCGTATAGGTGGCAAGCTATTTGGAAAGGACTTAAGGCTAAAAGGGATCTCCTCCGTCCAAAGACCAGAGGAAGGCACCATAATTTTTTGTCCCTCTCTTAGAGATTTTGAAAACGTAAGGGAAAAGAGAGAAATAACGGTGGTGGTTTCTCAAAAAGTCAATCACGAAAGCTATATACTTGTAGAAGATGTAAAGCTTTCTCTGGCAAGGTTTCTTAACTTCTACTTTAATGAAGAGCACCCTTCTGGAATTTCTCCTAATGCTTATGTAGAGGATTCTGCGGTCATAGGAAAGGATGTTTATGTGGGACCCTTCGCTTACGTTGGAAAACATGTGGTTTTAGAAGACGGAGTAAAGGTATATCCTTTTTGCTACATAGGGGACTATACTCACATAGGCAAGGGAAGCATACTTTTTAGCGGGGTAAAGGTGTATCCAAGGTCCGTTATAGGTAAAAGGGTAAGAGTGCATAGCGGAGCGGTTATAGGTGCAGACGGCTTTGGCTATTACATAACAAAGGAAGGTATTTTCAAACTAAACCATATAGGTAACGTGATCATTGAGGATGACGTAGAGATAGGGGCAAACACCACTATAGACAGGGCTATGATTGACAGCACAGTTATAGGCAGAGAAACAAAGATAGACAACTTGGTTATGATAGCTCACAATTGTGAGATAGGGGAAAGAAACATAGTAGTCAGTCAGGTAGGATTGTCTGGAAGCGTAAAAACTGGTAAAAATGTAGTCTTAGCTGGGCAGGTGGGTGTGGCGGATCATGTGCATATTGGAGATAACGTGCAAGTTGCTGCCAAATCGGGTGTTTCAAAAGACTTGGAGCCAAACAAAACCTATGGGGCAAACCTGCCAGCCATAGAGTGGAGTAAGTGGAAGAGAATTTACGTGTATCTTCTTAAATTACCGGAGCTGTTTAAAAAATGA
- a CDS encoding MBL fold metallo-hydrolase: MILKVLPVGPLSMNCSVVIDEESSQSAVIDPGADADAILKALENTEPKLILATHGHIDHVGQVKKLREQLKIPFLMHKADVFLLNDPIWNGFDKYVGADLPCPEPDGFLEDGQELFVGSTKLKVLHTPGHTPGHCCFYIEDQRVLIAGDLLFRSSVGRWDLPGGDLQQLKRSLHRVISEIPEDTSVVCGHGEGTTIGREKRFNPLLRDILSRWQSSLF, from the coding sequence ATGATACTAAAAGTTTTGCCTGTGGGACCCTTAAGTATGAACTGCTCTGTGGTCATAGACGAGGAAAGCAGCCAATCTGCGGTAATAGACCCAGGGGCGGACGCTGATGCCATTTTAAAAGCCTTAGAAAACACAGAACCTAAGCTAATATTGGCAACTCACGGACACATAGACCACGTGGGACAGGTAAAAAAGCTAAGAGAACAGCTAAAAATTCCATTCCTTATGCACAAGGCGGATGTGTTTTTGCTGAACGACCCAATATGGAACGGTTTTGATAAATACGTAGGTGCAGATCTTCCTTGTCCAGAGCCAGATGGTTTTTTGGAAGATGGCCAGGAGCTTTTCGTAGGTAGTACAAAACTTAAAGTTTTGCACACACCGGGACACACACCAGGACATTGCTGTTTTTACATTGAAGATCAAAGGGTTCTCATAGCGGGAGATTTGCTCTTTAGAAGTTCTGTTGGAAGGTGGGACCTGCCCGGCGGAGACCTCCAACAGCTAAAAAGATCTCTCCACAGAGTAATCTCAGAAATTCCGGAAGATACATCGGTAGTGTGCGGACACGGAGAAGGAACAACCATAGGAAGGGAAAAGAGGTTTAATCCATTGCTCAGAGATATATTATCAAGATGGCAGAGCTCTCTGTTCTAA
- a CDS encoding glycosyltransferase family 2 protein, producing MAELSVLILTKNEEKNLPRAIESVKDIASEIVVLDSGSTDATVNVAKSLGAKVFYHPWDGYSNQLNRGVQVCSKDWIFVLDADEEVSEELRDSIREAISSNKAEVFMVCRQTYYLGGFLRHAWYPEWRVRLFKKGAVSFEGELHESAVFKGKASKLRGNLYHYSYKNLFDQYEKTIKYAKIMAEINYRKGKKFRIYNLLFNPVWSFFKVFLFQMGFLDGLRGFAVAISAFIYTFLKYIFLLELEMKEKHGEKLWNRR from the coding sequence ATGGCAGAGCTCTCTGTTCTAATACTTACAAAAAACGAAGAGAAGAATTTGCCAAGGGCAATAGAGAGTGTAAAAGACATAGCCAGCGAAATTGTGGTCCTTGACTCAGGCTCTACTGATGCTACTGTGAACGTGGCAAAGAGCTTAGGGGCAAAAGTTTTTTATCATCCTTGGGATGGATACAGTAATCAGCTTAATAGGGGAGTGCAGGTGTGCTCTAAAGATTGGATATTTGTGCTGGATGCAGATGAAGAAGTTTCGGAAGAGTTGAGAGATTCCATAAGAGAGGCCATAAGCTCAAACAAGGCTGAAGTTTTTATGGTATGTAGGCAGACTTATTATCTGGGTGGGTTTCTCAGGCATGCTTGGTATCCAGAATGGAGGGTTAGACTTTTCAAAAAGGGAGCAGTGAGTTTTGAAGGGGAATTGCACGAAAGTGCGGTTTTTAAAGGTAAAGCATCAAAACTCAGAGGAAACTTATACCACTACTCTTACAAAAACCTCTTTGATCAGTATGAGAAAACTATAAAGTATGCAAAGATTATGGCAGAAATAAATTACAGAAAGGGTAAAAAGTTTAGGATATATAATCTACTTTTTAATCCAGTTTGGAGTTTTTTTAAGGTATTTTTGTTTCAAATGGGTTTTTTAGATGGTTTAAGAGGGTTTGCGGTAGCTATATCCGCCTTTATATACACCTTTTTAAAGTATATTTTTCTGCTTGAGTTGGAAATGAAAGAAAAGCATGGGGAAAAACTCTGGAACAGACGCTAA
- a CDS encoding fumarate hydratase, with protein sequence MKVIHYSQIVEAVKEIAMQANYSLPQDVVVAFKEALNREESELGREVLRQILLNAEVAEQEQMAYCQDTGVAVVFVEIGQDVHVVGGSLKDAINEGVRRAYTEGYLRASMVYDPVFERKNTRDNTPAIIHYEVVPGDKLRIVFAPKGAGSENTSRLAMLKPADGWEGVKRFVLETVKLAGPNACPPFTVGVGIGGNFEYCALLAKKALLRPVGERSSDPIARKIEEELLEDINKLGWGPMGFGGTTTAIDVKVELYPCHIASLPVAVNIQCHASRHAEVEL encoded by the coding sequence ATGAAAGTTATTCATTACAGTCAGATAGTGGAGGCAGTTAAAGAGATTGCCATGCAGGCAAATTACAGCCTACCGCAGGATGTGGTAGTGGCATTCAAAGAGGCTTTAAACAGAGAAGAGTCAGAGTTAGGAAGGGAAGTTTTAAGGCAGATACTTTTAAACGCAGAGGTAGCAGAGCAAGAACAGATGGCATACTGTCAGGACACGGGAGTAGCTGTTGTTTTTGTGGAGATAGGTCAGGATGTGCATGTGGTAGGTGGGTCTCTAAAAGATGCCATAAACGAGGGGGTGCGCAGGGCTTACACGGAAGGGTATTTGAGGGCTTCTATGGTTTATGATCCTGTTTTTGAAAGAAAAAACACAAGGGACAACACTCCCGCTATAATACACTACGAGGTAGTTCCTGGAGACAAGCTTAGAATAGTTTTTGCACCAAAGGGTGCGGGGTCCGAGAACACCTCACGCTTGGCTATGCTAAAGCCTGCGGATGGTTGGGAAGGTGTAAAGAGATTTGTTTTGGAAACGGTAAAGTTAGCGGGTCCAAATGCATGTCCACCATTTACCGTTGGAGTGGGGATAGGTGGAAACTTCGAGTACTGTGCATTGCTGGCTAAAAAAGCCTTGCTAAGACCTGTAGGAGAAAGAAGTTCAGACCCAATAGCAAGAAAGATTGAGGAGGAGCTTTTGGAAGATATAAACAAACTTGGGTGGGGACCTATGGGTTTTGGAGGCACAACTACAGCCATAGACGTAAAAGTAGAGCTATATCCTTGTCATATAGCCTCTTTGCCAGTGGCGGTAAATATTCAGTGTCATGCCTCAAGACATGCAGAGGTAGAGCTTTGA
- a CDS encoding vWA domain-containing protein produces MKDRWKAIASILQKESSIEIIPSYEGWGTGYDPVYIPVLEMWARGELEDVPPIAKVPKGIVFNVREFLKKDDEYALSAVRHELTYLLNTDLFLWRLGQREFFKFGYPPTSFVVLYSILESIKADENIIQARPFAEKVLRSEWSERLKHVEDLYPHHRFAIAFIEEWLGLSALPKNLQKAFREYLKAQNKEAYLILVDEVFGKYISTIERSQALNQIDLLLEEARGRVRQDAHRGRIMTDVLKKLPQDLQNLILSYKDENSERIDPEDRERILDYLKSLPEWMREYLKQMSYLDMVERDVRFFSHFLPKTLETELEHKGFLLFILKPWSASSPVEGSSTSPRQRNLSERDKRYLKEYGLSEEEFKTFHHILKDVTVYVESFKRKFEKLLPKEEENWSGAYSSGRRIDFKKIQREVPIKRGIFYKRREVPENKKLAFKLLIDLSSSMKKENKAENALKALLLFSETLHTLGMPFSISAFNDRVYNLKSFEEDYKNTKTNILNALNLLGGGTNLEKVLIEGMDELELFCKKQNIKGVLIVFSDGEPTRGLKEESLRMLIRELKGKLPVVGIGVGKERNFVEEYFEKSGVRISEISKIPQAFSRIVENYLKRLISV; encoded by the coding sequence ATGAAGGACAGATGGAAGGCTATTGCAAGCATACTACAAAAAGAAAGCAGTATAGAAATCATACCCTCCTATGAAGGATGGGGTACAGGCTATGATCCTGTTTATATACCCGTGCTTGAAATGTGGGCAAGGGGTGAGTTGGAAGATGTTCCCCCAATAGCTAAGGTTCCAAAAGGTATTGTGTTTAACGTTCGGGAGTTTTTAAAAAAAGACGACGAATATGCCCTAAGTGCTGTAAGGCACGAACTAACCTACCTTCTAAACACGGACCTTTTCTTGTGGAGGTTGGGTCAGAGGGAGTTTTTCAAGTTTGGCTATCCACCTACTTCTTTTGTAGTTTTATACTCTATCTTGGAGTCAATAAAGGCAGATGAGAACATAATCCAGGCTCGTCCTTTTGCGGAAAAGGTTTTAAGGTCTGAATGGAGTGAAAGACTAAAGCATGTAGAAGACTTATATCCACACCATCGGTTTGCCATAGCCTTTATTGAAGAGTGGTTGGGTTTGTCAGCCCTTCCCAAAAACCTTCAAAAAGCTTTCAGAGAATACTTAAAAGCTCAAAATAAAGAAGCATACTTAATTCTTGTAGACGAGGTTTTTGGAAAGTACATATCAACGATAGAGCGCTCCCAAGCTTTGAATCAGATAGACCTACTTTTGGAAGAGGCAAGGGGCAGGGTTAGGCAGGATGCTCACAGAGGAAGGATAATGACGGACGTTTTGAAAAAGCTCCCTCAGGACCTGCAGAACTTGATCCTCAGCTACAAAGATGAAAACTCAGAAAGGATAGACCCAGAGGATAGAGAAAGGATACTGGACTACTTAAAAAGCTTGCCTGAGTGGATGAGAGAATATTTAAAGCAGATGTCTTACTTGGATATGGTGGAAAGAGACGTGAGGTTCTTTAGCCACTTTCTTCCAAAAACCTTAGAGACAGAATTGGAACATAAGGGTTTTCTTCTGTTTATTCTAAAGCCGTGGAGTGCTAGCAGTCCAGTAGAAGGATCGAGCACAAGCCCAAGGCAAAGGAACCTTTCAGAAAGGGACAAAAGATATTTAAAGGAATACGGGTTAAGTGAAGAAGAGTTTAAAACCTTTCACCACATTTTAAAGGATGTGACTGTGTATGTAGAATCTTTTAAAAGAAAGTTTGAAAAGCTACTTCCGAAGGAAGAAGAAAACTGGAGTGGTGCATACTCCTCCGGAAGGCGCATAGACTTCAAGAAAATCCAAAGGGAAGTGCCTATAAAAAGGGGAATTTTTTACAAAAGGAGGGAAGTGCCAGAAAACAAAAAGCTTGCATTTAAACTGCTAATAGATCTGTCGTCATCCATGAAAAAAGAAAACAAGGCTGAGAATGCTCTCAAAGCACTCCTTCTATTTTCTGAAACTTTGCATACTTTGGGTATGCCCTTTTCTATATCCGCTTTTAATGATAGGGTCTATAATCTCAAGTCCTTTGAAGAAGATTATAAAAATACAAAGACAAACATACTAAACGCTCTTAATCTTTTGGGTGGGGGGACAAACTTAGAAAAAGTTCTAATTGAAGGCATGGACGAACTGGAGCTTTTCTGTAAAAAACAGAACATAAAAGGGGTGCTTATAGTCTTTTCTGATGGTGAGCCTACAAGAGGGCTCAAAGAAGAGTCGCTTAGAATGCTAATAAGAGAGCTAAAAGGCAAACTACCTGTAGTAGGCATAGGAGTTGGTAAGGAAAGAAACTTTGTGGAGGAGTATTTTGAAAAATCGGGAGTAAGGATCTCGGAAATATCAAAGATTCCACAGGCCTTTTCCAGAATAGTGGAAAACTACCTAAAAAGGCTTATTTCTGTTTAA